From the Sphingomonas mesophila genome, one window contains:
- the putA gene encoding bifunctional proline dehydrogenase/L-glutamate gamma-semialdehyde dehydrogenase PutA — translation MIDRAALRRCYRPDENGLALERLDEARLAPAEARQAAVIARSLVKSVRAHKPAGIDAFMAAYDLGSEEGIALMCLAEALLRIPDAETADELIADKIAGPDWADKLGESSSTFVNAATFSLLLTGKVLEEANDRSDGWRSALGRAVGRLGEPVIRTAVGQAMKILGKQFVFGRTIDEALKRARPEQAKGLSHSFDMLGEAARTMADAERYADAYRGALATIAAAARGQGVRAAPGISVKLSALHPRYEWSHVAEAKAVILPVLRDLMRTAAAADVHLTIDAEEADRLEPSLDIFEELAADDSLFANGWQGFGLAVQAYQKRAVPLIDWVAAVGRKHGRRFMVRLVKGAYWDTEVKAAQVAGLADYPVWTRKVATDVSYLACARAMLGASDVIYPAFATHNANTIAVVKAMAGPRAGAPGFEFQRLHGMGEGLYDELAELERGIGEQPTPVRIYAPVGSHKDLLAYLVRRLLENGANSSFVNRMADDDVPLDALVRDPVAELAALEPKRNPAILLPNAIFGAARRNSAGVDLSDPLVREPLLERLKALDERQWQAGEGKGGAPVTSPHDRRIVIGTVAEADAPTIDRAMTAAAEAQPAWDSLGGPARADLLERTADLFERDREIFFSLCMREAGKTLPDAVLEVREGVDFLRFYAAEARSKFDRPLPLPGPTGELNQLRLHGRGVWTCISPWNFPLAIFAGPVAAALAAGNAAMAKPAEQTPLIGAHAIRLMHEAGIPTEVVQLVPGDGSVGAYLCTHPQTAGVAFTGSTDTARRIARSLAERDGPLIPFIAETGGQNAMIVDSSALPEQVARDVVASSFQSAGQRCSALRVLFVQDDVADAMIAMIAGAMDCLAIGDPRALTTDVGPVIDAEAQKALLAHLDWLDQNAKLVRRRAIPDELAANGFFVPPAIYEIDRLNQLQQENFGPILHVIRWKSGELDRVIESINRTGYGLTLGLQSRIDTTRDFVERHARVGNLYVNRNQIGAVVESQPFGGEGLSGTGPKAGGPHYVPRFATERVTCIDTTAAGGNASLMAALEG, via the coding sequence ATGATCGACCGGGCCGCGCTGCGCCGTTGCTACCGGCCCGACGAGAACGGGCTCGCGCTCGAGCGGCTAGACGAGGCCCGGCTGGCGCCCGCCGAGGCGCGCCAGGCGGCGGTCATCGCTCGCTCGCTGGTGAAATCGGTGCGCGCCCACAAGCCGGCCGGGATCGACGCCTTCATGGCCGCCTACGACCTCGGCAGCGAGGAGGGCATCGCTTTGATGTGCCTCGCCGAGGCGCTGCTTCGGATTCCCGATGCCGAGACCGCCGACGAGCTTATCGCCGACAAGATCGCCGGGCCGGACTGGGCCGACAAGCTTGGCGAATCCTCCTCGACCTTCGTCAACGCCGCGACCTTCTCGCTGCTGCTCACCGGCAAGGTGCTCGAGGAAGCCAACGACCGCTCCGACGGCTGGCGCTCGGCGCTCGGCCGGGCCGTCGGGCGGCTGGGCGAGCCGGTCATCCGAACGGCGGTCGGCCAGGCGATGAAGATCCTCGGCAAGCAATTCGTGTTCGGCCGGACGATCGACGAAGCACTCAAACGCGCGCGGCCCGAGCAGGCGAAAGGCCTTAGCCACAGTTTCGACATGCTCGGCGAGGCGGCACGGACGATGGCCGACGCCGAGCGCTATGCCGATGCCTATCGGGGCGCGCTGGCGACCATCGCCGCCGCGGCGCGGGGGCAGGGGGTGCGCGCCGCCCCCGGAATCTCGGTCAAACTCAGCGCGCTCCATCCGCGCTACGAGTGGAGCCACGTCGCCGAGGCCAAGGCGGTGATCCTGCCGGTGCTTCGCGACCTGATGCGCACCGCCGCCGCGGCCGACGTCCACCTCACCATCGACGCCGAGGAGGCCGACCGGCTCGAGCCGAGCCTCGACATCTTCGAGGAATTGGCGGCGGACGACAGCCTGTTTGCAAATGGCTGGCAGGGCTTCGGCCTCGCCGTCCAGGCCTATCAGAAGCGCGCCGTGCCGCTGATTGATTGGGTCGCGGCGGTCGGCCGCAAGCACGGCCGCCGCTTCATGGTCCGCCTCGTCAAGGGCGCCTATTGGGACACCGAGGTCAAGGCCGCCCAGGTCGCCGGGCTCGCCGATTATCCGGTGTGGACCCGCAAGGTCGCGACCGACGTCTCCTACCTCGCCTGCGCCAGGGCCATGCTTGGCGCGAGCGACGTCATTTATCCCGCCTTCGCCACCCACAATGCCAACACCATTGCGGTGGTGAAGGCGATGGCCGGTCCGCGCGCCGGCGCGCCGGGGTTCGAATTCCAGCGCCTCCACGGCATGGGCGAGGGGCTGTACGACGAACTGGCCGAGCTCGAGCGCGGGATCGGCGAGCAGCCGACTCCGGTGCGCATCTATGCCCCGGTCGGGAGCCACAAGGACCTGCTCGCTTACCTCGTCCGCCGGCTGCTCGAGAACGGCGCCAATTCCTCGTTCGTCAACCGCATGGCCGACGACGACGTCCCGCTCGACGCGCTGGTGCGCGATCCGGTCGCCGAACTCGCCGCGCTCGAGCCCAAGCGCAACCCCGCGATCCTCTTGCCCAACGCGATCTTCGGCGCGGCGCGGCGGAACAGCGCCGGGGTCGATCTCAGCGACCCGTTGGTGCGCGAGCCGCTGCTCGAACGGTTGAAGGCGCTCGACGAGCGCCAGTGGCAGGCGGGCGAGGGGAAAGGGGGCGCGCCGGTCACCTCCCCCCACGACCGGCGGATCGTCATCGGCACTGTCGCCGAAGCCGATGCGCCGACGATCGACCGTGCGATGACGGCTGCCGCCGAGGCCCAGCCGGCGTGGGACTCGCTCGGCGGCCCGGCCCGCGCCGATTTACTTGAGCGCACCGCCGACCTGTTCGAGCGCGACCGTGAGATCTTCTTTTCGCTGTGCATGCGCGAGGCGGGCAAAACCCTGCCCGACGCGGTGCTCGAAGTGCGCGAGGGGGTCGACTTCCTGCGTTTTTATGCGGCCGAGGCGCGATCCAAGTTCGACCGGCCGCTGCCGCTCCCGGGCCCGACCGGCGAGCTCAACCAGCTGCGCCTCCACGGCCGCGGGGTATGGACGTGCATTTCGCCGTGGAATTTTCCGCTGGCGATCTTCGCCGGGCCGGTCGCCGCAGCGCTCGCTGCCGGCAATGCGGCGATGGCCAAGCCGGCCGAGCAGACCCCGCTGATCGGCGCCCATGCCATCCGCCTGATGCACGAGGCCGGCATTCCGACCGAGGTCGTCCAGCTCGTCCCCGGCGACGGCAGCGTCGGGGCCTATCTGTGCACCCATCCGCAGACCGCCGGGGTCGCCTTCACCGGTTCGACCGACACCGCGCGCCGGATCGCACGCTCGCTGGCCGAGCGCGATGGCCCGCTGATCCCGTTCATTGCCGAGACGGGGGGCCAGAACGCGATGATCGTCGATTCGTCGGCCTTGCCCGAGCAGGTCGCGCGCGACGTCGTCGCCTCGAGCTTCCAGTCGGCCGGCCAGCGCTGCTCAGCGCTGCGCGTGCTGTTCGTCCAGGACGATGTCGCCGACGCGATGATCGCGATGATCGCCGGGGCGATGGATTGCCTCGCCATCGGCGATCCGCGCGCGCTCACCACCGATGTCGGCCCGGTGATCGACGCCGAAGCGCAGAAGGCGCTGCTCGCTCATCTCGACTGGCTGGACCAGAACGCTAAGCTGGTGCGCCGCCGCGCGATCCCGGACGAGCTCGCCGCCAACGGCTTTTTCGTCCCGCCCGCGATCTACGAGATCGACCGGCTCAACCAGCTCCAACAGGAGAACTTCGGGCCGATCCTCCACGTCATCCGCTGGAAATCCGGCGAGCTGGACCGGGTGATCGAAAGCATCAACCGCACCGGCTACGGCCTGACGCTCGGCCTGCAGAGCCGGATCGACACCACCCGCGACTTCGTCGAGCGCCACGCCCGCGTCGGCAATCTCTACGTCAATCGCAACCAGATTGGCGCGGTGGTCGAGAGCCAGCCGTTCGGCGGCGAGGGCCTTTCGGGCACCGGTCCCAAGGCCGGCGGCCCGCACTACGTCCCTCGCTTCGCCACCGAACGCGTCACCTGCATCGACACCACCGCCGCCGGCGGCAACGCCAGCCTGATGGCCGCGCTGGAGGGCTAA